The DNA segment GGCTTCCCCTCCTGACCAAGTTCGCCTCGATTTGCTTAAACAAGAAGCTATTAACCTCCAAGCTGAACTTCACCGTCAAACACCAGGAACTAACGAAAGTGGCAATCATTCTCCAGATATTGAACTGACTCTCCTAGATCAACCAGGGCGTGAAGAATTAACGCAAGCTTTGGAACAAGGAAGATACCAAGTTCTCCACTACTCCGGTCATAGTAACTTAGGGCCAAATGGCGGACAAATTTATCTTGTCAGTAGAAGAACTGGCTTAACGGAAACTCTGTGTGGTGATGATTTAGCCGGCTTGCTGGTCAATAATAATATTCAAATGGCTGTGTTTAATTCCTGTTGGGGTGCATACACAGCTACATCCGATCCCGTTGGCGATATGACCGGTGAACGTAACTTAACAGAAAGTCTAGTAAGGCGGGGCATTAGGGGCGTTTTGGCTATGTCAGAACGAATTCCCGATGAAGTAGCGCTAACTTTGACACAATTGTTTTACCGCAATATTAGCCAGGGATATCCTGTTGATTTATGTGTCAGTCGGGTACGTCAGGGACTAATTTCTGCTTATGGTTCTCACCAGAGTTACTGGGCGTTACCGATTTTATATCTTCAACAGGATTTTGACGGTCTGTTGTGTCCAGAAATATCTTTAAATGCAGACTCACTCAATGGGTATAGTCATCATCGGCCTTTGAGGGTAAATCCTACTGCTATGTATTTTGCCATGGCAGATGATAGCGACACACCTTTACCCATTGATGAGATGATTCCTTCTGGCTTAGGTGATGATGCTTCGGGGCTAGACTGGTTAGGTGAAGAGACGTGGGGCGATTTAGTTGATGAAATTGAGTCTGATGATGATCCTCACTATGCAGAAGATTCGGCTTTAGTTTCCGATCTGTTTCGTCAGCTAGATAGCCAAAAAGCCGCATATGAGCAACTATCGCTGCATCGGGGAGTTATACAACCGATTGGAGACAACGAATTTCCCGAAAATTCTGCGGGGGAAGATGTTGGTGCTTTGGATCAGCAAGTAGAGTTCTGGGGAGAAATACCAGAAACCTTAACTGAAGCTACTCGAAATTTTAAAAAAGATAGTAATAATCACCCTTTAAGGGGTTCATCGCCAACAGCTCCATCCAGTCCTCAAACGCGCACCCGTTATCAACTACGACCAATTGTCGGTCTTATGGGCGCAAGTACGTTAGCGTTCGCCCAGCGTTCCGCAGGAATGCTGACTGTAGGTATCGCTATGATTATTGGCTTGAGTTTGTGGTGGCAAAATCGACAAGGATCGTTTTTACCGGAAATACCGCCAATTCCTACTCAGTATCGATTGCGGGACAGTCAACCAGAAACGGACATCACAGAGGCTGCTACTGGAATTGTTACCGCCACAGCTACAGAAAGAATCAGCCAGGGCGACTTAGCCGGGGGACTGCTAGCGGTAGAAGAACTGCTGGATCGTGGTGCGTTATCGGGTGCTGAAACCGCACTGAATTTAGTTCCGCAAAACCAACTCAATGATCCATCGGTTAACTTTTTGAAAGGGCGATTAGCCTGGGAGTTCGTCTCAACTGAAGTTAAAAAATACAGCATTGATGATGCGCGCCGTTATTGGGAACGTGCTGTGAAATCTCAACCAGATTCCCTTTCATATAATAATGCGTTGGGATTTGCCTACTATGCAGAAGATAATTTTAATCGAGCTAATAACTCTTGGTTCAAGGCTTTAGATTTAGCTCTCAAACAGCAAAATACAGCCTCTACTGAACCAGTAGCGCTGAATAGGGAACTGTCTCAAGAAACTTTAACTTCTTATGCTGGATTAGCTTTGGGGTTGTATAAATCTGCATCTAATCAACCTGCTAGTGATAAACAAAGGCAATATCTGAATGAAGCTATCAAGTTGAGACAAATGGTAATCACTAATGATCCAGTGAATTTCCAGGTCAATCAATTGAGTCAGAATTGGTTGTGGTCAGAAAAGGCAATTAAAAACTGGCGATCGCTCCTTCAAGAAAAGGGAGTAAATGAGCAATCGAACAGCAACTTACGCTAAGGCTGTAAACCATACTAGATAAGCACTTTATCAAACAATTTTGGATTTTAGATTTGGGATTGTGGATTTACCCCCATCATCTAATTGAATAAACCACTGATTGATTTGGTCGCGTTTATCGGCAGTCAGCCGCTCAATTGCTGCTATGATGACTGGTTTTTTATAAATTTCCCATAAAGAAGAAAACATTTCCATGTTTTGGCAAGCTGACAAATACTCTGCTGTGGCTGCCAAATTTTCTTCAGTCAACCATTGCTTCATTTGCCTGAATAATTAGCTCCTCTCTGTGAGCGACTACCAACACACCTTCACCTTGGTCTGTAAACTGAGATGCTACAAATGCAAAGATAATAGTCTTGCCACCACCTGTGCTGAGTTGTAGCAAAACTTTTCTAATTCCAGAAGACCAAGCTGCGAAAGTTTTTGAAACTAAATCCTGTTGGTAATCGCGAAGACTAAACACGTTTTGGTAGTAATTATAAATTGATTGACCATTTTCCCTATTTTGCCACGATGATTCCTAAAAGAAGCGATCGCACTCAATCTCAGAGGTAAATGAGTATCCGTTTGATTCCTCATTTACCCCCGCAAAAGGTTAAGAGGCTGATAGGTGGCTTGGCATAGACTGCAATTTGTCAAGTTGTGCCAGAACTTCTGTACTGTGGACTGATGGGTTAACTTTCACAAAAGTTTCACGCAAAATTCCTTCGGGATCAATGATAAAACTATGGCGCATCGATACAACACCAATCCAAGAACCATAAGCTTTACTCACTGCGCCAGTAGTATCAGCTAGTAGGGGAAATTTCAGCCCCTCTGAGTCACAAAATTCAGCGTGGGAATCAATATCATCAGCACTCACACCAATAATCTGCACGTTTTTGTCGATGTATTTGGGTAAGTCTTGCTGAAAACGACGAGCTTCAATGGTGCAACCAGAGGTAAAGTCTTTGGGATAAAAGTAGAGAACTACCCACTTACCGCGCCAGTCAGAAAGAGAAATTGTGCCATCACCTGTGTTGGTTGGCAAAGTAAATTCTGGTGCAGGCTGATTGATTGCCGGCAGTTTACCACCCATAGCATGAGCCGCGGGGGTAAGATGCAAGCAACTGATGACAGCAAAACAGATGACAAGTAATATATTTAAAAAATTGCGCCGAGAAATCATGGTGTAGACCAAAATGACAACTTTACACAAGTTTACAATTCTTGGTTACCCTCTTCTACTTCCAAGTCAGATTCGGGAGGTGTATCTGTGCTTTCAATGTATTGGCTATCCAAAAGAAAATTTCCTTTGGCAAAGTGTATACCCCAATATCCTCCAGGACGGCGATCAAGGACTATACCCTCTTCCCCTAAGCGAATCACATCCGGGGGGCGTAGCATAGGCATGGGGTCTGCGGTTTTGATGTAAGGCGGTAGTGCTACAACTTTGACTTTACTACCAATGGCGAATTCTTGAGACATCTTAATCGAGCTAGGAGTTTTAATTAACTCATAACTTATAACTCCTAACTTTTACTAGGTATTAGACTAATTCTTTATTTGGTGTGTTGGAAAAGGGAAAGGGAAAGGGGATGGCGTGATTGCCCCTTATCCCGTATTCTGCAAGAAGTCTGTTAAAAATTATTGCCGATGAAGAGTGGTATTTGGGAAATTAGTTAACAAGTCTCATCTCATCGTGATGAGATGGGCAACTCAGCCCACCCCGGAGTTTCTCTGTTGAGGGGGAAGGAGTTGAGATTATTGGGAATTGCGTTGCTGACCCCGCGATCGCATATTTTGCCGCATTTCCTGCATTTGTTGAAGCTGTGCAGGGGTAAGAACTGCTTGCATCTGTTGCTGAGATGATTCCCTCACTTGGCGCATTTGCGTTTTTTGTTGTTCAGTCAGATTTAAGTTAGCCCAAGCATTTTGTCCTCGTTGCCCTTGGCGTGCTTGTCCTGCTTGTCTTTGCCCTTGACGTGCTGCTTTTGCAGCTGCCAATGTTGCTTTTTGTGCCGGGGTGAGGATTGCTTCCATTTGAGCGCGAGTGCTGGTTTTAATTGTCTGCATTTGAGCTTTTTGGGCATCCGTTAAATTCAAACGTTGCATACCCCAAGGGCCTCTTTGTCCTCGTTTTTTCGCAGCTTGTGCCACTTGTAGAGGTGAAGAGGATCTCATTTGTGCTTGAACAGCAAAAGGTATTGCAGTTACAGTTAAGGCGATCGCTCCAGCTAGCACTGATAATGGTTTGAATTTCATGGATGACCTCAGATGTTTTCTGTTTTGGATGCCACTATCATAAGAAATCACCAAGGAGAGTCACATGAGGATAAAGTCACGATTATACCCATGACTTTAGTCACGAACAATTAAGCAAAATGTGCCTAGTAATTTCTTATAAACTACAGTAAACATATAAATTATTTACACCTTGATCATAAAATTCTAAATTCTATGAGCCGTCCTATTCAAATTAACAATCATCCTTTTCGGTTTTTGCTGTATTTGGAATGGGTATTACTGGCGATCGCGGTTTTGACAGCTGCACTACCATCTCCTTCTCCACGGTTTAATGCTACATTTCCTGAACTAACTATTTGTAGTCTGATTATTTTTGGAATCATGGGTTTACGATTACCCACCAATAGTTATTTTAATAAATTAATTTATACAGCTTGCCAAATATTGTTAATTGTCACAACTGGATTTTTTGGGGGAAGAATTGCCAGACTTTTCCCGTTTCTCTACATAATTTTAGTAACTCGTAGTTGCCTGATTTTTCAATTACCTGGGCGATTGTTAGTGACGATGGTATCGTTTAGTTTATTTTTGCTAACACTCAGATATCGCTTATTTAAATCACCTCTATCATTACCGTCTCATGCACAAGAACGCTTTCGCTTTTTTCCCCTCAGCTTGGCGTTGATATTTGGCTTAAGTTTAATTTTTATCTTATTATTAATGAATGCGGTGATCTCTGAACGCCAAAGTCGCGAAAAATTAGCTGCTGCTAACGAAAAACTGCGTCAATATGCCTTGAGGATTGAAAATCAGGCTACTCTAGAAGAACGAAACCGTATTGCTAGAGAAATACATGATTCATTAGGTCACTCTTTAACAGCTTTAAATTTGCAATTAGAAACTGCTTTAAAACTATGGCAATCTAACCCTGCTAAAGCCCAAGCATTTTTAGCCAGAGCTAAAGAACTTGGTTCTAAATCACTAAATGATGTGCGCCATTCTGTTTCAACTATGCGTTATAATCCTGTGCAAGACCAAACTTTAGAACAAGCGATCGCTAGTCTTTTACAAGATTTTCAACGCTCTAATGGCATCTCAGCAATTTGCCTCATAAATCTAGAATATTCTCTCCCATCTGACGTGATTATATCTATTTACAGAATTATTCAAGAATCGTTGACAAATATTTCTAAATATGCTGAAGCATCAGAAGTTAAACTAGAAATAACTACAATAAAAGGGCGTTTATGTTTGACAATTCAAGATAATGGCAAAGGTTTTGACCTGATGCAAAATACCACAGGTTTTGGGCTTCAAAGTATGCGCGATCGCACCTTAGCAATAGGAGGCGAATTTAAGATTAATAGTCATCCCGGTGATGGTTGCCAAATTATAGTTGATATTCCCTTATTGAGCTTGATTAGATGATTAAAGTTTTACTAGTAGATGACCAAAATTTAATTCGTCAAGGATTAAAAGCATTATTAGAACTAGAATCAGATTTAGAAATTATAGGTGAAGCTGAAAATGGCGAACAAGCAATTAAGTTGAGTGAACAACTACAACCTGATGTCATTCTCATGGATATCAGAATGCCGATTATGGATGGTGTTGCAGCTACACGAGAAATTCAAAAACGTTGTCCAGGAATTAAGATTTTAGTGTTGACCACTTTTGATGATGATGAATATGTAAAAGCCGCATTGCAGAATGGAGCAATGGGTTATTTGCTCAAAGATACACCATCAGAAGAGTTAGCTGTTGCTATTCGTGCAGTTCATAAGGGATATACACAACTAGGCCCCGGAATAGTCAAAAAACTTGTGACTCAGTTTTCCCCGGTGAAACCAACCCAGCCAACGCCAGTACCACCTAGTTTAGCTGAACTTACTCCCAGAGAGAAAGAGGTTCTGCGGTTAATTGCTGTCGGTGCTAATAACCGAGAAATTGCCCAGCAACTTTATATATCTGAGGGGACTGTAAAGAATCATGTCACGAATATTTTAAATCGCTTAAATTTGCGCGATCGCACACAAGCAGCTATTGTAGCCAACACATTTTTAGGTTATTTAGAGCAAAATAAATCAGAAGATTAACAAATATTTAATAGTGAGCAAACAATTATAAAACTTAACCTTTCTTAATTATAGATGAGTGAATACTCACAAAATATTAAATATAAGCGACTGTTATCTAGTAGGCATAATCGTCTTATTTGACTTTTATAACCATAGAATTACTACTAATTAATAGCTATGCATAAAAACTACCTAATTAACATTTGTAACATTTTACATAAAATACGTATTTACTCGGTTTGAGTTTAATGTTTCCTCAAGCATAATTTAATCAGTTAGCAAACGGATTGAAAGGAATATTTTAACTAGTCCTACTATTACTGATCTCGGTTAAACACAGCTTTTAATATTCAATCACTTGCTGATTCGGCACGTAATTGAATTGGATTATTAGGAGTAACCGTCAGATCAAGGGATTGGATTAGAATCTCTGAAGAGGAATTTGTAACAGGCGCAAATTCAAATATTACTAATTTTTAAAACCAGGGAGAATACACAAATGGCAATTAACGCGGAAAAGCTGAACATGATTTTGCAGAATTTTGTAACTGGAACAACTGATGTTCAGGGTGCAGCCCTAGTTACACCTGACGGTTTACCTTTAGGGGCAAGCTTACCAGGTGGAATGGATGAAGAAAGGGTATCAGCAATGTCAGCTTCTATGCTGTCTTTGGGCGAACGTATTGGGCTTGAGTTATCTAGAGGGAATATTGACCGCATATTTGTGGAGGGTAATAAGGGCTTTGGCATTCTCACCGGTTGCGGTGAAGAAGCTGTCTTGCTAGTTTTAGCTCGTGAAACTGCTAAACAAGGATTATTGATGTTAGAAATAAAACGTGTTCTCTCAGAGCTTAAGTTGATTTTGATGTAATTAGCAATTGAGTTAATCATTTCACAAAGCAGATGTAATTAGCTAAATATGATGAAACAACCAATCAAATCATTGTTCCTAGTTGACAATTACTAATTGATTGTCATTGTGTACAGTTAGAAGCCTGTTTTTGTAGATATTCTTAACAAGAAATTAGGAAATAATAAGTTTAAATTCAGTCACCAGTGATTAATCATTTTTTTGTTTGTTTATGGGTTGAAAAAGCATGGAAAACATGCGCTTGATTGTCACAGGAACTGTAGGTGCTGGTAAGTCTACTTTCATCCGTTCTATTAGTGAAATTGAAGTCGTAGATACAGATACTTTGGCAACTGATGAAACAGCTTTGCTGAAAAAAAGAACTACTGTTGCTCTTGACTTTGGGCGGTTACAATTTAGCCCTGAAATGGCGTTGCATCTTTATGGAACACCTGGGCAGTCTCGCTTTGATTTTATGTGGGATATCTTAATTCGTAAGGCTCACGCATATATTTTACTTGTAGCAGCACATCGACCTAGAGATTTCCGTCAGGCACGTAAAATTATTACCTTTATGAATCAACGGGTGCAGATTCCGATGATTATTGGTCTCACCCATACTGATTGTGCCGAAGCTTGGCCTGAAGAAGATATATTTCTTTCTCTGGGATATGTGGATGAGAATAATCTACCCCCGATTGTGAAGGTTAACCCCATGGAAAGAGACTCTGTAGCTAATGCGGTGATTGTTTTAGTAAATCATTTGATGCAAGGTTTTATAGCTTAATTCAAGTTGTCAACCAGAAGGCAGAAATTTTATGGCTATTACTGGTAATTTCGCAGATTTTTCTTTGCCAGAACTACTTCACTTCTTAGATCACGGAAAAAAGACAGGACTACTGGCAATTGAGTATCTATGTGAAAGTAGTAAAAAACAACAACATTACTATATTTGGGTACATCAAGGTCGTGTAATTGCCGCATCCGATCGCTTGGATGAAAAAGGACTGACATTAATGATTGCTCAACGGGGCTGGATCAGCGAACGGGTTATTTCTAGAGTGACTCATATCTGTCCCAGTTTCATCAACACACCTTTGGGGCTATGCCTTAAGGAGAAAGGATTGTTACAACCAGAACAATTGAGACTGCTATTTAATACCCAAGTAATACGGCAAATATCTAACTTGTTTCAAGCCGAGGAAGGTTCATTTACATTTAAACCAACCACAAATTGGCCGTTAGCAGAAATGACAGGACTCAGTATGACAGCCACTGAAGTTATACTCATCAGCTTGCGATCGCTCAAAGATTGGACAGCCTTTGTAGATAAACTACCAGATCCAACTTCAGCTTTATCAAGTTTGATTGCAAAACAGCCTCAGATACCGCTCAATCCCCAGGAATGGCAAATGTGGGAATTTGTCAACGGTCAAGTTTCCCTAACTCACATTGCCACTCATCTGAGAGTATCTGTAGAAACTGTACAACAAATTGCCTTCCGGCTGATTGTTGTTGGTTTAGCAGAGGAACATTTTATGGTTGCTACTGCATCACCTAATTTGGTAAATTCTGCTCCCGCAGTTGTGCTAACAGCCGTGCAAGAACCTCCCCATAAACCAAATCTGAGTCAGTCATTTTT comes from the Nodularia sp. NIES-3585 genome and includes:
- the hetF gene encoding cell division protein HetF, giving the protein MTQEFHISVTPVGQNDYLVRTEQVAPGVPLAEELVTWPVAEWLASAGNLMNDPLKSVLQGEAVARNSVNLVALGQQFYNALFQGTLRDSWITAQGIAQNHQQLLRLRLGLKDIRLARLPWEVMHAGDRPLATGPYIAFSRYQSGIMATSRLPSRNRPTLPDAGGVKVLMVLASPPDQVRLDLLKQEAINLQAELHRQTPGTNESGNHSPDIELTLLDQPGREELTQALEQGRYQVLHYSGHSNLGPNGGQIYLVSRRTGLTETLCGDDLAGLLVNNNIQMAVFNSCWGAYTATSDPVGDMTGERNLTESLVRRGIRGVLAMSERIPDEVALTLTQLFYRNISQGYPVDLCVSRVRQGLISAYGSHQSYWALPILYLQQDFDGLLCPEISLNADSLNGYSHHRPLRVNPTAMYFAMADDSDTPLPIDEMIPSGLGDDASGLDWLGEETWGDLVDEIESDDDPHYAEDSALVSDLFRQLDSQKAAYEQLSLHRGVIQPIGDNEFPENSAGEDVGALDQQVEFWGEIPETLTEATRNFKKDSNNHPLRGSSPTAPSSPQTRTRYQLRPIVGLMGASTLAFAQRSAGMLTVGIAMIIGLSLWWQNRQGSFLPEIPPIPTQYRLRDSQPETDITEAATGIVTATATERISQGDLAGGLLAVEELLDRGALSGAETALNLVPQNQLNDPSVNFLKGRLAWEFVSTEVKKYSIDDARRYWERAVKSQPDSLSYNNALGFAYYAEDNFNRANNSWFKALDLALKQQNTASTEPVALNRELSQETLTSYAGLALGLYKSASNQPASDKQRQYLNEAIKLRQMVITNDPVNFQVNQLSQNWLWSEKAIKNWRSLLQEKGVNEQSNSNLR
- a CDS encoding DEAD/DEAH box helicase family protein: MFSLRDYQQDLVSKTFAAWSSGIRKVLLQLSTGGGKTIIFAFVASQFTDQGEGVLVVAHREELIIQANEAMVD
- a CDS encoding peroxiredoxin yields the protein MISRRNFLNILLVICFAVISCLHLTPAAHAMGGKLPAINQPAPEFTLPTNTGDGTISLSDWRGKWVVLYFYPKDFTSGCTIEARRFQQDLPKYIDKNVQIIGVSADDIDSHAEFCDSEGLKFPLLADTTGAVSKAYGSWIGVVSMRHSFIIDPEGILRETFVKVNPSVHSTEVLAQLDKLQSMPSHLSAS
- the sipA gene encoding regulatory protein SipA — translated: MSQEFAIGSKVKVVALPPYIKTADPMPMLRPPDVIRLGEEGIVLDRRPGGYWGIHFAKGNFLLDSQYIESTDTPPESDLEVEEGNQEL
- a CDS encoding P pilus assembly/Cpx signaling pathway, periplasmic inhibitor/zinc-resistance associated protein: MKFKPLSVLAGAIALTVTAIPFAVQAQMRSSSPLQVAQAAKKRGQRGPWGMQRLNLTDAQKAQMQTIKTSTRAQMEAILTPAQKATLAAAKAARQGQRQAGQARQGQRGQNAWANLNLTEQQKTQMRQVRESSQQQMQAVLTPAQLQQMQEMRQNMRSRGQQRNSQ
- a CDS encoding sensor histidine kinase, which translates into the protein MSRPIQINNHPFRFLLYLEWVLLAIAVLTAALPSPSPRFNATFPELTICSLIIFGIMGLRLPTNSYFNKLIYTACQILLIVTTGFFGGRIARLFPFLYIILVTRSCLIFQLPGRLLVTMVSFSLFLLTLRYRLFKSPLSLPSHAQERFRFFPLSLALIFGLSLIFILLLMNAVISERQSREKLAAANEKLRQYALRIENQATLEERNRIAREIHDSLGHSLTALNLQLETALKLWQSNPAKAQAFLARAKELGSKSLNDVRHSVSTMRYNPVQDQTLEQAIASLLQDFQRSNGISAICLINLEYSLPSDVIISIYRIIQESLTNISKYAEASEVKLEITTIKGRLCLTIQDNGKGFDLMQNTTGFGLQSMRDRTLAIGGEFKINSHPGDGCQIIVDIPLLSLIR
- a CDS encoding response regulator transcription factor; amino-acid sequence: MIKVLLVDDQNLIRQGLKALLELESDLEIIGEAENGEQAIKLSEQLQPDVILMDIRMPIMDGVAATREIQKRCPGIKILVLTTFDDDEYVKAALQNGAMGYLLKDTPSEELAVAIRAVHKGYTQLGPGIVKKLVTQFSPVKPTQPTPVPPSLAELTPREKEVLRLIAVGANNREIAQQLYISEGTVKNHVTNILNRLNLRDRTQAAIVANTFLGYLEQNKSED
- a CDS encoding roadblock/LC7 domain-containing protein — its product is MAINAEKLNMILQNFVTGTTDVQGAALVTPDGLPLGASLPGGMDEERVSAMSASMLSLGERIGLELSRGNIDRIFVEGNKGFGILTGCGEEAVLLVLARETAKQGLLMLEIKRVLSELKLILM
- a CDS encoding ATP/GTP-binding protein, producing MENMRLIVTGTVGAGKSTFIRSISEIEVVDTDTLATDETALLKKRTTVALDFGRLQFSPEMALHLYGTPGQSRFDFMWDILIRKAHAYILLVAAHRPRDFRQARKIITFMNQRVQIPMIIGLTHTDCAEAWPEEDIFLSLGYVDENNLPPIVKVNPMERDSVANAVIVLVNHLMQGFIA
- a CDS encoding DUF4388 domain-containing protein, yielding MAITGNFADFSLPELLHFLDHGKKTGLLAIEYLCESSKKQQHYYIWVHQGRVIAASDRLDEKGLTLMIAQRGWISERVISRVTHICPSFINTPLGLCLKEKGLLQPEQLRLLFNTQVIRQISNLFQAEEGSFTFKPTTNWPLAEMTGLSMTATEVILISLRSLKDWTAFVDKLPDPTSALSSLIAKQPQIPLNPQEWQMWEFVNGQVSLTHIATHLRVSVETVQQIAFRLIVVGLAEEHFMVATASPNLVNSAPAVVLTAVQEPPHKPNLSQSFFKSLVNFLRSK